A part of Haliotis asinina isolate JCU_RB_2024 chromosome 10, JCU_Hal_asi_v2, whole genome shotgun sequence genomic DNA contains:
- the LOC137299105 gene encoding cytochrome P450 3A8-like: MEIMGLDVPMYVLLVLAVAVLIYIHGTWNFNYFKKQGIPGPTPYPLFGNSISFSFFHKFKEWNREYGNVYGIFMGRTPAYVISDLDILKEVLVKSFNTFRNRMKFSLVPFPFNLGVFFLDDEHWRRVRSIITPSFSSGKLRKMGSAINECSKTLSANLSKAIGKKEGVVMKDYFGAYTMDVISRTAFGIKVDSQNDFNNVFVANVKLIFIQTKQRRILPMIARFCPPLVWVIRKIGIGIFPNGVMSFFQTNITEMIKQRQNDSKENREQRIDFLQLLVDAEIADDADKEENGDTPNGQTSETQTVRRLTTDEIVGQGIVFFIAGYETTASTLTFASHSLAMNPDVQEKAYNEIKDMLGDEEPNYDNVGKLKYLDNVIIETLRLYPPVIALHRRASENIQIQGLTIYAGQTVFVPTIALQRDPKLFKDPHSFKPERHDEKSNPLSFLAFGYGPRNCIGMRLAMVETKIALVHVLRTVKFERMPDTQEVLTFKMANVLQTEKDIKLKVSPRC, encoded by the exons ACATGGAACCTGGAACTTCAATTACTTCAAGAAACAGGGCATCCCTGGACCAACACCCTACCCTCTTTTTGGAAACAGTATCTCATTT TCATTCTTCCACAAATTCAAAGAATGGAACCGAGAGTACGGAAATGTATATGG GATATTTATGGGAAGGACGCCAGCCTATGTTATTTCGGATCTGGACATCCTGAAGGAGGTGCTTGTCAAGAGCTTCAACACTTTCAGAAATCGGATG AAATTCTCACTCGTTCCCTTCCCATTTAATTTGGGTGTGTTTTTCTTGGACGATGAGCACTGGCGGAGAGTGAGAAGCATCATAACACCGAGCTTCAGCAGCGGCAAACTGAGGAAG ATGGGCTCCGCCATCAACGAGTGCTCAAAGACTCTCTCAGCTAACCTTTCTAAAGCCATTGGGAAAAAGGAAGGGGTCGTCATGAAAGA ctaTTTTGGAGCTTACACCATGGACGTGATTTCTCGGACTGCCTTTGGTATAAAAGTCGATTCTCAGAACGATTTCAACAATGTATTTGTCGCTAATGTGAAGCTGATTTTCATACAAACAAAGCAGAGGAGGATACTACCCATGATAGCAC GCTTCTGCCCACCATTGGTGTGGGTTATCCGGAAAATTGGAATTGGAATATTTCCAAATGGCGTCATGAGTTTTTTCCAAACAAATATCACGGAAATGATCAAACAACGACAGAACGACTCAAAGGAAAATCGAGAG CAGAGAATCGACTTTCTGCAACTCTTGGTGGACGCTGAGATAGCGGATGATGCAGATAAAGAAGAAAACGGTGACACACCCAATGGTCAGACCTCAGAGACACAAACAGTCAGAC GCTTAACAACGGATGAAATTGTTGGCCAGGGGATAGTGTTCTTCATTGCGGGTTACGAAACAACGGCTTCTACTCTGACCTTTGCATCACACAGTCTGGCCATGAACCCGGATGTACAGGAGAAGGCTTATAATGAAATCAAAGATATGCTTGGAGAT GAGGAACCAAACTACGACAACGTTGGGAAACTGAAGTATCTGGACAACGTCATCATTGAGACGCTCAGACTCTACCCACCGGTTATTGC ATTACACCGCAGAGCATCTGAGAATATTCAAATACAAGGCTTGACGATATATGCGGGTCAGACTGTCTTCGTGCCAACAATTGCACTACAGAGAGATCCTAAGCTCTTCAAGGATCCACATTCCTTCAAACCTGAAAG ACATGATGAGAAATCTAACCCACTGTCCTTCTTAGCGTTCGGATACGGCCCCAGAAACTGTATTGGGATGCGTCTGGCTATGGTTGAAACTAAAATAGCGCTGGTTCATGTTTTGAGAACTGTGAAGTTTGAGCGTATGCCGGATACACAG GAAGTATTGACGTTTAAGATGGCCAACGTTCTTCAAACAGAAAAGGACATCAAGCTGAAAGTATCTCCAAGATGCTAA